One segment of Brassica napus cultivar Da-Ae chromosome C3, Da-Ae, whole genome shotgun sequence DNA contains the following:
- the LOC106358514 gene encoding diaminopimelate decarboxylase 2, chloroplastic — protein sequence MASATHLLSQPSSSLRRNLNQYQSNRSPLSRIPVLSLKSTLKPLQRLSVKAAASSPNSVKTVTKESSDQSSFNHCFKKSSDGFLYCEGTKVEDIMESVERRPFYLYSKPQITRNVEAYKEALEGVSSVIGYAIKANNNLKILEHLRSLGCGAVLVSGNELRLALRAGFDPTKCIFNGNGKLLEDLVIAAQAGVFVNVDSEFDLDNIVEASRISGKQVNVLLRINPDVDPQVHPYVATGNKNSKFGIRNEKLQWFLDEVKAHPNELKLVGAHCHLGSTITKVDIFRDAAVLMVEYIDEIRRQGFEVSYLNIGGGLGIDYYHAGAILPTPMDLINTVRELVLSRGLNLIIEPGRSLIANTCCFVNHVTGVKTNGTKNFIVIDGSMAELIRPSLYDAYQHIELVSPTPPEAEVSKFDVVGPVCESADFLGKDRELPTPPKGAGLVVHDAGAYCMSMASTYNLKMRPPEYWVEDDGSITKIRHAETFEDHLRFFEGL from the exons ATGGCGTCAGCTACTCACCTCCTCTCCCAACCTTCATCATCTCTCCGAAGAAACCTAAACCAATACCAATCGAACCGATCTCCCCTCTCCAGAATCCCGGTCCTGTCTCTCAAGTCAACCTTGAAGCCACTGCAACGCCTCTCCGTCAAAGCCGCCGCATCATCCCCAAACTCTGTAAAAACCGTGACGAAGGAATCAAGCGATCAGTCTTCCTTCAACCACTGTTTCAAGAAATCATCAGATGGGTTCCTCTACTGCGAGGGAACCAAGGTCGAGGACATCATGGAGAGCGTGGAGAGAAGACCTTTTTACTTGTACAGCAAGCCTCAGATCACGAGGAACGTCGAGGCGTACAAAGAGGCCTTGGAAGGTGTGAGCTCCGTCATTGGCTACGCCATCAAGGCTAATAACAACCTCAAGATTCTGGAGCATTTGAGGAGTTTGGGATGTGGTGCTGTGCTTGTTAGTGGGAATGAGCTCAGGCTTGCTCTTCGTGCTGGTTTCGATCCCACaaa GTGTATCTTCAATGGAAATGGGAAGCTGTTGGAGGATTTAGTTATAGCTGCTCAGGCAGGTGTTTTCGTGAACGTGGATAGTGAGTTCGACTTGGATAATATTGTGGAAGCTTCAAGAATCTCCGGTAAACAGGTCAATGTTCTACTGCGTATCAATCCTGATGTTGATCCTCAG GTGCATCCATACGTAGCTACCGGGAACAAGAACTCAAAGTTTGGTATCAGGAACGAGAAGCTTCAGTGGTTTCTCGACGAGGTGAAGGCGCATCCTAATGAGCTCAAGCTTGTTGGAGCTCATTGCCATCTAGGCTCTACCATTACAAAG GTGGATATATTCAGAGATGCTGCGGTTCTCATGGTGGAATACATTGATGAGATCAGGCGTCAAGGCTTTGAAGTTAGCTACTTGAACATTGGTGGTGGCTTAGGGATAGATTATTACCATGCAGGAGCTATCCTTCCTACACCCATGGATCTCATCAACACC GTGAGAGAGCTTGTTCTGTCACGTGGACTGAATCTAATAATAGAGCCAGGGAGGTCGCTGATTGCAAACACGTGCTGTTTCGTCAACCATGTGACTGGAGTGAAGACGAATGGAACTAAAAACTTTATAGTGATCGATGGAAGTATGGCTGAGCTAATCCGTCCTAGTCTTTATGATGCATATCAG CATATTGAGTTGGTCTCTCCTACACCGCCTGAAGCAGAGGTTTCCAAGTTCGATGTAGTGGGTCCTGTTTGTGAATCTGCTGATTTCTTGGGCAAAGATAGAGAGCTTCCTACTCCTCCGAAG GGAGCTGGTCTGGTGGTTCATGATGCTGGTGCATACTGTATGAGCATGGCTTCCACTTACAATCTCAAGATGCGTCCTCCGGAATACTGG GTTGAAGATGATGGGTCGATCACTAAGATCAGGCACGCTGAGACATTCGAAGACCATTTGCGTTTCTTTGAAGGTCTATAA